From the genome of Moritella sp. F3, one region includes:
- a CDS encoding GNAT family N-acetyltransferase codes for MQYSYSQRLSLDAFLNALLNEWTDYDITDHEICIAMTAGKLVLPLLQRSAVQRFQFNYPAKFRDLQGHVDTDIAYADVIELICQHHEITGDFSQTQLLGFKQEVFTSQSHIENVLAARTTPVGIDGFIQAEQSLLGGHNLHPAGKSHAGWTAEESKLYSPDYANSFALQWYFVAPSLLTGNSHGESFSELLLQTYQDTFNSKVFPSAIPDGYLAFPMHPHQVKVLRDNTSMQQYFADGLIIECADSGQGKTWHPTSSTRALWQQDSRWMLKFSLAVKLTNSVRHLSVKELERGVLFSQVSEELAGAELWQRFPTFSVLQEPAWSGLKDLNGEVIVDSLFCWRENCFPTGKESSMVLATLTQTKEDGGNFIQDLIAEFATHQSLSYRDASLIWFEQFLEQVIKPICVARSDYGLILLAHQQNILVDFDNGLPCGVKFRDCQGTGFTETAITRFPLLQENAPEYFMKNADVNSYFSYYLIVNSLNSVIAALQSKVPSVENQHIDSTASLEQLVQMSQHLWRKLAQHSFYDRSFYDYLLSSDSLTIKSNFFCFLSAQNETEISDPSKIYVRYPNLFKFAAKEGVNSVFKPLFKPQSDSGHISKTGSQLVFETIGAHFTVKSCLSQWAFTYDDGFNADLRTEVRAEVETEVRGSLSTLDQTQWFNILEHAFAGMDVNRKTIIIKQQLWLAMTTAQIPSWAETVCDDVHIQRAAFYQYANMWSKIQACDKADAPLLISAEGVEYPERQPQPEGIWYQQYVYDLGRVISFKCADLQLDLTTFSHWHNRPEVSRMWELAGSKHSHLQYLEKQTADPHSMAVIGYVDGVAFGYLEVYWTPEDRLGIYYDCQHYDRGVHMLVGNPLFLGGRYFVNWARCLQHAIYTDEQRTGHVLGEPRADNKHVAKIASKVGLEKLKEFDFPHKRAALLCSARNDFFERII; via the coding sequence ATGCAGTATAGTTATAGCCAGAGGTTATCATTAGATGCCTTTCTAAATGCGTTATTGAATGAGTGGACTGATTACGACATTACCGATCATGAAATATGTATAGCGATGACCGCAGGCAAACTGGTGTTGCCGTTATTACAGCGCTCCGCGGTGCAACGTTTTCAATTTAATTACCCGGCTAAGTTTCGTGATTTACAAGGTCATGTCGATACCGATATCGCTTATGCGGACGTGATTGAATTGATTTGTCAGCATCACGAAATTACCGGTGACTTTAGCCAAACGCAATTATTGGGATTTAAACAGGAAGTGTTTACTAGCCAAAGTCATATTGAAAATGTATTGGCGGCACGAACCACACCGGTCGGTATTGATGGGTTTATTCAAGCGGAGCAGAGTTTACTTGGCGGGCATAATTTACATCCTGCAGGTAAGAGTCACGCAGGATGGACGGCTGAAGAATCTAAACTGTATAGCCCTGATTACGCCAATAGTTTTGCGTTGCAGTGGTACTTTGTTGCGCCGAGTTTATTAACCGGTAATAGCCATGGCGAATCGTTCTCAGAATTACTCTTACAAACCTACCAAGATACATTTAATAGCAAGGTATTCCCGAGTGCTATCCCTGATGGTTACTTGGCTTTTCCAATGCATCCCCATCAAGTGAAAGTGCTGCGTGATAATACCAGTATGCAGCAATATTTTGCTGATGGATTAATTATTGAATGTGCCGATAGTGGGCAAGGTAAAACATGGCACCCAACGTCATCAACGCGGGCGTTATGGCAACAAGATAGCCGTTGGATGCTGAAGTTTTCACTTGCGGTGAAGTTAACAAACTCTGTGCGTCACTTGTCGGTAAAAGAATTAGAGCGTGGCGTATTGTTCAGTCAGGTTAGTGAAGAACTGGCTGGGGCTGAGTTATGGCAACGTTTCCCAACGTTCTCGGTACTGCAAGAACCAGCCTGGAGTGGGCTAAAAGATCTTAACGGAGAGGTGATAGTCGATAGCTTATTCTGCTGGCGTGAAAATTGTTTCCCGACAGGCAAAGAGTCGAGTATGGTGTTGGCTACATTGACTCAAACGAAGGAGGATGGCGGTAATTTTATTCAAGACTTAATCGCCGAGTTTGCGACGCATCAGTCATTGTCGTATCGCGATGCTAGCTTGATTTGGTTCGAACAATTTTTAGAACAAGTCATAAAACCCATCTGTGTCGCGCGTAGTGATTATGGACTGATATTACTTGCCCACCAACAAAACATCTTAGTTGATTTTGATAATGGTCTGCCTTGCGGTGTCAAATTCAGAGATTGCCAGGGAACAGGCTTTACTGAAACGGCGATTACTCGTTTTCCGTTGTTACAAGAAAATGCCCCAGAATATTTCATGAAAAATGCAGATGTGAATTCGTATTTTAGCTATTACCTTATTGTTAACTCGCTGAATAGTGTGATTGCCGCATTACAATCAAAAGTGCCGTCAGTTGAGAACCAGCATATAGATAGCACAGCATCACTTGAGCAACTTGTGCAGATGTCACAACACCTTTGGCGTAAGCTAGCGCAGCATAGTTTTTATGATCGCTCATTCTATGATTACCTGTTAAGCAGTGACAGTTTGACGATAAAAAGTAACTTTTTTTGTTTCTTGTCTGCGCAAAATGAAACTGAAATTTCGGACCCAAGTAAAATTTATGTTCGCTACCCAAATCTATTTAAATTTGCAGCGAAGGAAGGCGTTAACAGCGTTTTCAAACCTTTATTCAAGCCACAATCCGATAGTGGGCATATCAGTAAAACCGGTAGCCAGCTGGTATTTGAAACCATCGGAGCTCATTTCACGGTAAAAAGCTGTTTAAGCCAATGGGCATTTACCTATGATGATGGTTTTAATGCAGATTTAAGAACTGAAGTCAGAGCTGAGGTCGAAACAGAAGTGAGGGGATCGCTGAGTACTTTAGATCAGACGCAGTGGTTTAATATTCTTGAGCATGCTTTTGCTGGCATGGACGTTAACCGTAAAACCATTATTATCAAGCAGCAATTATGGTTAGCAATGACAACAGCGCAAATACCCTCGTGGGCTGAAACCGTTTGTGATGATGTGCATATTCAGCGTGCTGCGTTTTATCAATACGCCAATATGTGGTCAAAAATACAGGCTTGCGATAAAGCCGACGCGCCATTACTGATATCAGCTGAAGGTGTTGAATACCCAGAGCGTCAACCGCAACCAGAAGGCATTTGGTATCAACAATACGTTTATGATCTTGGTCGTGTGATTAGTTTTAAATGTGCAGACCTGCAATTAGATTTAACCACATTTAGTCACTGGCATAATCGTCCTGAAGTAAGTCGTATGTGGGAACTCGCAGGCAGTAAACACTCGCATTTACAGTACCTCGAAAAGCAAACCGCAGATCCTCATAGCATGGCGGTCATCGGCTATGTTGATGGCGTGGCATTCGGGTATTTAGAGGTGTATTGGACACCTGAAGATCGTCTCGGTATTTATTATGATTGCCAGCATTATGATCGTGGTGTGCATATGCTGGTGGGTAATCCATTGTTCTTAGGCGGACGTTATTTTGTGAATTGGGCGCGTTGTTTACAGCACGCGATTTATACCGATGAACAGCGTACCGGGCATGTATTGGGTGAACCTCGTGCTGATAATAAACATGTCGCGAAGATCGCCAGTAAAGTCGGGTTAGAAAAGTTAAAAGAGTTCGATTTCCCGCATAAAAGAGCAGCGCTACTGTGTAGTGCACGGAATGATTTTTTTGAGCGTATTATTTAA
- a CDS encoding nitroreductase, translated as MPVLDFIYQRSSCHVHEMCQPAPDNVQLKRIFQAVMSAPDHGNLRPWHLVVVANEQVPSMCELMCEAWLEDGGDIDPAKVRRLTNYLGDAPMVVVVSANITSPHAVSRRDQVLSAAAACQNILLAAEQQDIAAVWYSTDAAELPRVQQLFGLTQQQEPVAFIMLGTKKSARVKPRGEVDKHCYQWQGDGKLTPLFTTEENDDAV; from the coding sequence ATGCCTGTTTTAGATTTTATTTATCAACGTAGTTCTTGTCATGTTCATGAAATGTGCCAGCCTGCGCCTGATAATGTGCAGTTGAAACGTATCTTTCAAGCGGTGATGAGTGCACCTGACCACGGTAATCTAAGGCCTTGGCATTTAGTTGTTGTGGCTAATGAACAGGTGCCGAGTATGTGCGAATTGATGTGTGAAGCTTGGTTAGAAGATGGCGGTGATATCGACCCGGCTAAGGTGCGTCGACTGACTAATTACCTTGGCGATGCGCCTATGGTGGTTGTGGTGTCGGCGAATATAACGAGTCCGCATGCGGTCTCACGTCGTGATCAAGTTTTATCCGCAGCGGCGGCCTGTCAAAATATTTTATTAGCGGCTGAACAACAAGACATTGCGGCCGTTTGGTATAGCACTGATGCCGCAGAGTTACCGCGTGTGCAACAATTATTTGGCTTAACTCAACAGCAAGAACCGGTGGCGTTTATTATGCTGGGCACTAAAAAATCAGCGCGTGTTAAGCCTCGTGGGGAAGTGGATAAACATTGTTATCAATGGCAGGGCGATGGCAAATTAACACCGCTATTTACGACAGAGGAGAATGACGATGCAGTATAG
- a CDS encoding iron ABC transporter permease, whose product MLVNTNNKTQSSSVADPLQPKTASKVFSTLLLTTLLVFVLLSVGAYVLGTYAVGSYMLAPSMDLFDSYQQTYVFQLLLPTLLIAVLSGALLAQSGTVVQVTLGNDFASPSTIGISSGALLGAMLVNLFIPDPSIWMVWIAAFVAAVMIAGLILTLSQVIGGGKLQLILIGMAMSLAVGAVSSAIMLYAEQRMDGLFLWGSGNISQSDGDLAGIILTPALLLLLLPLLCHRHLDMLSMGDEMANMAGLKVNRWRVGLLMLAVLQASLVTAMVGVLGFIGLMAPHMAKLLGHYRHREKLLFASLIGALLVIFAELFSRSMPLAGYRLPTGVLTVLLGTPFFLYLLMRKQGLAGMVMQEAGFGLASLIQLPKWLALSLPAIALTLTIAYFWPSADGEYFTQWRIVVAVFSGFGLGVAGCTLQALFRNPMASPDISGATSASVLCIILALQVWPDASRLLLFVCALVGAAIVVTILFIAMRYQFTVSQLALLGIAISAWCGTVASMVLTFGAGAASVTVLWLTGTTYGADSQIGVLLLAITIPCCLLLFTFSRHLDLFTLGETWGHNLGQPLLKLRMLILLLVVLITAAAVASVGAIAFVGLLSPHLLRLCGQTRHWVLLLGSGAIGAWLLVLADGLGRTLIAPFEIASGILVSIIGGLYFICLILLGYKRPRFKRS is encoded by the coding sequence ATGTTAGTTAATACAAATAATAAAACGCAAAGTAGCTCGGTTGCAGACCCCTTACAACCAAAGACAGCATCAAAAGTATTTTCAACATTACTATTAACGACTCTGTTGGTATTCGTTCTACTGTCGGTTGGTGCTTATGTACTTGGTACCTACGCGGTTGGTAGTTACATGCTTGCTCCGAGTATGGATTTGTTTGATAGCTATCAACAAACGTATGTATTTCAACTCTTATTACCGACATTATTAATTGCGGTATTAAGTGGTGCCTTATTGGCGCAATCTGGCACGGTAGTACAAGTGACCTTAGGTAATGACTTTGCATCACCTTCAACGATTGGTATCAGCTCTGGTGCATTATTAGGTGCAATGTTAGTTAACTTATTTATTCCTGACCCGAGTATTTGGATGGTATGGATCGCTGCGTTTGTGGCAGCAGTGATGATAGCTGGACTTATCCTGACCTTATCGCAAGTGATTGGTGGTGGTAAGTTACAGCTTATTTTAATCGGTATGGCGATGAGCTTGGCTGTTGGCGCGGTATCGTCTGCCATTATGCTTTATGCAGAACAGCGCATGGACGGTTTATTCCTTTGGGGCAGTGGCAACATTAGCCAAAGTGATGGTGATTTAGCGGGTATTATTTTAACGCCTGCATTGCTGTTATTACTCTTACCTTTATTGTGTCATCGCCATCTCGATATGTTGAGTATGGGTGATGAAATGGCCAATATGGCGGGTTTAAAAGTAAATCGTTGGCGAGTAGGGCTATTAATGTTGGCGGTATTACAAGCCTCTTTAGTCACCGCGATGGTGGGGGTATTAGGCTTTATTGGTTTAATGGCTCCGCATATGGCGAAGTTACTTGGCCATTATCGACATCGTGAAAAACTGCTATTCGCGAGCCTGATTGGCGCATTGTTGGTTATCTTTGCTGAATTATTCTCTCGGTCTATGCCATTAGCGGGTTATCGCTTACCCACTGGTGTGCTAACGGTGTTACTTGGTACACCTTTCTTCTTATACCTGTTGATGCGTAAGCAAGGCCTAGCTGGCATGGTGATGCAAGAAGCAGGCTTTGGCTTAGCATCGCTTATTCAGTTACCTAAATGGCTAGCACTGTCTTTACCTGCGATCGCGCTGACACTGACTATTGCTTATTTCTGGCCGAGTGCTGATGGTGAGTACTTTACTCAATGGCGCATTGTCGTTGCGGTATTTTCTGGTTTTGGCTTGGGCGTTGCGGGTTGTACATTACAAGCACTGTTTCGTAATCCAATGGCGAGTCCTGACATTTCAGGTGCGACATCAGCGTCGGTTCTCTGCATTATTTTAGCCCTGCAAGTCTGGCCTGATGCATCCCGTTTGTTGCTGTTTGTCTGTGCGTTAGTCGGTGCTGCAATCGTGGTCACTATTTTATTCATTGCGATGCGCTATCAATTCACCGTATCTCAACTCGCGCTCTTAGGTATTGCGATATCAGCTTGGTGCGGCACTGTTGCATCGATGGTCTTAACCTTTGGAGCGGGCGCAGCATCGGTCACGGTATTATGGTTGACGGGAACGACTTATGGCGCAGATAGCCAAATAGGCGTGCTGCTACTTGCCATTACAATTCCTTGTTGTTTATTACTGTTTACGTTTTCGCGCCATCTTGATTTATTCACGCTCGGTGAAACGTGGGGGCATAACTTAGGCCAGCCGTTATTAAAACTTCGCATGCTGATCTTACTGCTGGTGGTATTAATTACTGCCGCAGCCGTAGCCTCTGTTGGTGCTATTGCGTTTGTTGGATTGCTCTCTCCACATTTATTACGGTTATGTGGGCAAACTCGCCATTGGGTATTACTGCTGGGTAGTGGGGCGATTGGTGCTTGGCTGTTAGTGCTTGCTGACGGGCTGGGTCGAACTCTGATTGCTCCCTTTGAAATCGCCAGTGGCATCTTAGTGTCAATTATTGGCGGCCTCTATTTTATTTGTTTGATTTTACTTGGTTATAAAAGGCCTCGGTTTAAAAGGAGTTAG
- a CDS encoding iron-siderophore ABC transporter substrate-binding protein has translation MKSTMKSTLRRLQVTKELMFVAMTLLPMTALANDINAQVFTALAQPLPLTGLTQTYQQQPKVVALNWSAAEMLLSLGIQPQAVTSRNGYRKWQSNSPALPADVVDVGNRAFPSFPLLMQLQPDLIVGYPFRHARISDDLNRIAPTLLLQQFGRVEQPQYRYMQQMRSNYLTLAKQLGKVELAQTQLDDMDVELARLKQQVIEAGLAGKKVAYGKFVGMGYGLRVFSTQSLAASVVNDLGLNYAWDTHLPGKDFTHLQLEQIQLLEDTALILVKETQSKGERMTLSPLWDQHAFVQNNDIYYVPALWSFGGPVSVIRMARAFTAALLEGSNVS, from the coding sequence ATGAAAAGCACAATGAAAAGTACATTGAGACGGCTGCAAGTAACAAAAGAGCTTATGTTCGTTGCTATGACACTATTACCAATGACAGCGTTGGCTAATGATATTAATGCGCAGGTGTTCACTGCATTAGCTCAACCCTTACCATTGACTGGATTAACGCAGACTTACCAACAGCAGCCTAAAGTGGTTGCACTTAATTGGAGTGCGGCTGAAATGCTACTGTCGTTAGGGATACAACCGCAAGCGGTGACATCTCGTAACGGCTATCGTAAGTGGCAGTCTAACTCTCCAGCCTTACCTGCTGATGTTGTTGATGTCGGTAATCGCGCGTTTCCGAGCTTCCCCTTATTGATGCAACTACAGCCGGATTTGATCGTCGGTTACCCGTTTCGCCATGCGCGTATAAGTGATGATCTTAACCGCATTGCACCGACGTTGTTGCTACAGCAGTTTGGGCGTGTAGAGCAACCGCAATACCGCTATATGCAGCAAATGCGAAGTAATTATTTAACCTTGGCAAAGCAGCTCGGCAAGGTTGAGTTAGCTCAAACGCAACTTGATGATATGGATGTTGAGTTAGCACGGCTTAAACAACAAGTTATCGAGGCTGGATTAGCGGGTAAAAAAGTCGCATATGGCAAGTTTGTCGGTATGGGGTATGGATTACGGGTATTTTCGACTCAGAGTTTAGCAGCTTCGGTTGTTAATGACCTCGGCTTGAATTATGCGTGGGACACGCACCTACCGGGTAAAGACTTCACCCATTTACAGCTTGAACAAATTCAATTGCTTGAAGATACAGCACTGATCTTGGTGAAAGAAACACAATCAAAAGGTGAACGTATGACGTTATCACCTTTGTGGGATCAGCACGCGTTTGTTCAAAATAATGATATTTATTATGTGCCTGCGCTATGGAGCTTTGGCGGTCCTGTTTCTGTGATCCGTATGGCTAGAGCGTTCACTGCAGCGTTATTGGAGGGATCGAATGTTAGTTAA
- a CDS encoding ABC transporter ATP-binding protein has protein sequence MNKLTCRLGGKLILKDISCEFLKGKITALVGPNGSGKSTLLNIIAGLTSAEEGEVLLEGKGIKQYSRADIALRIAMLPQRHAVPVGLTVADLVEFGRHPHRRWFAPLSAEDKERMHWAMVEAGVLEFADLAIETLSGGEAQRCWLAMVLAQDTDIVLLDEPTSWLDIAHQIELLHIVQRLNQDYGKTIIWVLHDLNHAQQFSHQAIMLQQGEVVASGCVDDVFTAERISDVYQTPITRVQVNDQTLLWPCIKTVNDEPLLKQQVV, from the coding sequence GTGAATAAATTAACTTGCCGTTTAGGCGGCAAGTTAATCCTCAAGGATATTAGCTGCGAATTTTTAAAAGGTAAAATTACCGCCTTAGTTGGTCCCAATGGCTCAGGTAAAAGTACCTTATTAAACATTATCGCAGGGCTCACTTCAGCCGAAGAGGGTGAAGTATTACTTGAAGGAAAGGGAATAAAGCAGTATTCCCGTGCTGATATAGCGTTGCGTATCGCAATGCTCCCGCAACGTCATGCCGTGCCTGTCGGCTTGACGGTGGCTGATCTAGTTGAGTTTGGTCGTCATCCACACCGTCGTTGGTTCGCGCCACTCTCAGCAGAAGATAAAGAAAGAATGCACTGGGCGATGGTTGAAGCTGGTGTACTTGAGTTTGCTGATCTTGCTATTGAAACCTTATCGGGTGGTGAGGCGCAGCGTTGTTGGTTAGCGATGGTGCTGGCACAAGATACTGACATTGTGTTATTGGATGAACCTACCTCTTGGCTTGATATCGCGCATCAAATCGAACTCTTACACATAGTACAACGCTTAAACCAAGATTACGGTAAAACCATTATTTGGGTATTACACGATCTTAATCATGCGCAGCAATTTAGCCATCAAGCCATCATGCTACAACAAGGCGAAGTTGTTGCGAGTGGATGCGTTGATGATGTCTTCACTGCAGAGCGTATCAGTGATGTTTACCAAACGCCAATCACGCGTGTGCAAGTGAATGATCAGACCTTGCTGTGGCCCTGCATTAAAACGGTTAATGATGAACCGTTACTTAAGCAGCAGGTCGTGTAA
- a CDS encoding TonB-dependent receptor produces MKLAKSTTTKFVLNPILTAMLGLSVSLSAQAAVSSADQDESMTVVTANRSTQSISDIAATVMVIEGEQIAEQAKSGVDFKALLANLIPSLDVGSQSRTNAGQNMRGRSTLVMIDGISLNSSRGISRQFDSINPFNIARIEVISGASAMYGGGSTGGIINIITKKGRDAYGVSETWISAKSGLNSSEDLEYQIAQAISMDNGTTDARLAISYNQTGGSYDANGDMVLQDVAQTGSQYVTQIDIMGNVGYNLSDTKRIELMAQYYDSGQDSDYGIDYGANYSNYYGTDEVAMVEGYDLDDQAQTVRYLLTADYLDSNFYNQTMNLQLFYRAESMRFNAFPTVQKAPYFAYSTISASEQNTQIIGSKLVFTAQPTDAFNLVYGVDAEFEQFEATQTYYDFATAAGSNGLIMTSVGETGRYPDIESTYISAFLQGDYNATASLNLHAGIRHQYAHIKVGDFVGATQQGYELLGFGTGYETIEGGSSDYSNTLFNTGALYKLNEDQQVWLNLSQGFEIPDASKYYGKGNYASLGLGTTLESSVNVSDSPLEGIKTNSVELGWRLNSESVSTQFAAYYSLSDKSIFLDKTDYSIDVIDSDVRIYGLEAKLDYYLSQGFSLGGNFNYIISETKVDGEWKNVSIQSASPSKAGAYINWQTDKFSTRLQSTQMFDYTDAADYKLEGYNTVDLLMGIRVPVGKLQFGITNLLNTEYDTLWGQRATNLYTASSGANENLFKFQGQGRTYSANYSVEF; encoded by the coding sequence ATGAAACTTGCTAAGTCAACGACAACCAAATTTGTACTTAACCCTATTCTCACGGCAATGCTAGGGTTATCTGTTTCCCTCAGTGCTCAGGCTGCGGTGAGTAGTGCAGATCAAGATGAAAGTATGACGGTGGTAACAGCAAACCGTAGTACTCAGAGTATCAGTGATATTGCGGCTACTGTCATGGTTATTGAAGGAGAACAAATTGCTGAACAGGCTAAATCGGGTGTGGATTTTAAAGCGCTATTGGCGAATCTGATCCCCAGCCTAGATGTTGGCAGTCAATCGCGTACTAATGCCGGTCAAAATATGCGTGGCCGTAGCACATTGGTGATGATTGATGGTATCTCATTAAACTCGTCTCGTGGCATTAGTCGTCAATTTGACTCAATTAACCCGTTTAATATTGCCCGTATTGAAGTGATTTCTGGCGCCTCGGCTATGTATGGCGGTGGTAGTACTGGTGGTATTATTAATATCATCACTAAAAAAGGCCGCGATGCGTACGGCGTTAGTGAAACATGGATAAGCGCTAAATCAGGGCTTAACAGTAGTGAAGACTTAGAATATCAAATAGCACAAGCCATTTCGATGGATAATGGCACTACAGATGCTCGTTTAGCTATCTCTTATAACCAGACCGGTGGCAGCTATGATGCTAATGGTGACATGGTATTGCAAGATGTGGCACAAACTGGTTCTCAGTATGTTACCCAAATCGATATTATGGGTAATGTAGGTTATAACCTTTCTGATACCAAGCGTATTGAGCTGATGGCGCAGTATTACGATAGTGGTCAAGACAGTGATTACGGTATTGATTATGGAGCTAATTATTCTAATTATTATGGTACTGATGAGGTTGCAATGGTTGAAGGTTATGACCTTGACGACCAAGCACAAACAGTAAGGTATTTGTTAACTGCTGATTACCTAGATAGTAATTTTTACAATCAAACTATGAATTTACAGCTTTTCTACCGTGCTGAATCAATGCGGTTTAACGCATTTCCTACTGTTCAAAAAGCCCCATATTTTGCTTATTCTACAATAAGTGCTTCTGAGCAAAATACACAAATTATCGGCTCAAAATTAGTGTTCACTGCTCAGCCTACCGATGCATTTAATTTAGTGTATGGTGTTGATGCTGAATTTGAGCAGTTCGAGGCAACACAGACCTATTATGATTTTGCCACGGCTGCTGGTTCTAATGGCTTGATAATGACATCTGTCGGTGAAACGGGCCGTTACCCTGATATTGAAAGTACTTATATTTCTGCATTCTTACAAGGTGATTATAATGCTACTGCATCATTAAACCTGCATGCAGGTATCCGTCATCAATATGCGCATATTAAAGTCGGTGACTTTGTTGGGGCAACACAGCAGGGTTACGAGTTACTTGGTTTTGGGACGGGCTATGAGACCATTGAAGGAGGTAGTAGTGATTACAGTAACACCTTGTTTAATACAGGCGCGCTTTATAAATTAAATGAAGATCAACAAGTATGGCTTAATCTATCTCAAGGCTTTGAAATTCCTGATGCGTCTAAATATTATGGTAAAGGCAATTACGCTTCCCTTGGTCTAGGTACAACATTAGAAAGTAGCGTTAATGTTTCTGATAGTCCACTAGAAGGTATTAAAACAAATTCAGTCGAATTAGGTTGGCGCTTAAATTCCGAGTCAGTGTCTACGCAATTCGCTGCTTATTATTCGCTGTCGGATAAATCCATATTCCTTGATAAGACAGATTACTCAATTGATGTGATTGATAGCGATGTACGTATTTATGGTTTAGAAGCGAAATTGGATTATTACCTTAGCCAAGGCTTTAGCCTAGGTGGTAACTTCAATTATATTATCAGCGAAACAAAAGTTGATGGGGAATGGAAAAATGTATCGATTCAGAGTGCCAGCCCATCAAAAGCAGGCGCCTATATCAATTGGCAGACAGACAAGTTCAGCACTCGTCTACAAAGTACGCAAATGTTTGATTACACAGATGCTGCTGATTATAAACTAGAAGGTTATAACACAGTTGATCTATTGATGGGTATTCGTGTACCAGTGGGTAAGCTGCAATTTGGTATCACTAACTTACTCAACACTGAATACGATACGTTATGGGGACAACGAGCAACTAATCTTTATACTGCATCTTCTGGTGCAAATGAAAACCTGTTTAAGTTCCAAGGTCAAGGCCGTACTTATTCTGCTAACTACAGTGTTGAGTTCTAA
- a CDS encoding MFS transporter, protein MKVIVGLSCWVLGALQGAILILVPVMMEQGEVTAWMIAIPLALGTFIFVVGSGYWGRWLDRCVANQRPLSLILTLILFGFTLSQLSFLSLLESNQLTGTNLIIGLCLSRVLHGMFCSGVIPTAQLWLAQKDKQGEKLIWVTISTNMGRITAPLLTFVPLDVTYFSLWFVLFITLLACISCCFLMCYQRNNKQFNFLSSPKYRLEDDNEAAAYPTTAPTIAPTPNTAAVTTNKIARLGYTVIMTAFLITLFSSQLQFSLGPILSTNGVLTALQASAMTAQLLLSASISALFSLFVLYKLLIRSTPLFLSFITLSFALGTVLLVLDIQLMLSVILISSALAMAPVWYTATAMGSTETRKARVSASISQAHTLGNAFGALLAGLLLTWNSGYLFLGFAILTVLIVLGWLRLYRQSTPLNNAVVNLPRQSVIEK, encoded by the coding sequence ATGAAAGTCATTGTCGGTTTATCATGTTGGGTATTAGGGGCATTGCAAGGCGCAATTCTTATCCTTGTACCTGTGATGATGGAACAAGGTGAAGTGACCGCATGGATGATCGCAATCCCTTTGGCGTTAGGTACATTTATCTTTGTTGTTGGTTCGGGTTATTGGGGGCGATGGCTAGATCGCTGTGTTGCCAATCAACGCCCACTGAGCTTGATTCTAACGCTGATATTATTTGGTTTTACACTATCTCAATTAAGCTTTTTATCTTTACTCGAAAGTAACCAATTAACTGGGACAAACTTAATCATAGGTTTGTGTTTGAGTCGCGTTTTACACGGTATGTTTTGCAGTGGCGTTATACCGACCGCGCAATTATGGTTAGCACAAAAAGATAAGCAGGGTGAGAAACTTATTTGGGTAACGATATCAACGAATATGGGGAGGATTACTGCGCCATTACTGACATTTGTACCGCTTGATGTCACTTATTTTAGTTTGTGGTTTGTATTGTTCATCACATTATTAGCTTGTATATCTTGTTGTTTTCTTATGTGTTACCAGCGTAATAATAAACAATTTAACTTCTTATCTTCTCCTAAATATCGATTAGAAGATGATAATGAGGCCGCTGCATATCCTACAACAGCTCCGACAATAGCTCCTACACCTAATACGGCTGCGGTAACAACGAATAAGATCGCTCGACTTGGTTATACGGTTATTATGACTGCTTTTTTAATCACGCTATTCTCATCTCAATTACAATTTAGCTTAGGCCCAATACTCAGTACTAATGGCGTCTTGACCGCTCTTCAAGCCAGTGCAATGACGGCGCAACTACTCTTATCTGCCAGTATCAGTGCACTATTTTCATTATTCGTTTTATATAAATTACTGATCCGTTCAACACCTCTTTTTTTGAGCTTTATTACGCTGTCTTTTGCTCTTGGCACTGTGTTGTTGGTATTGGATATACAGCTCATGTTGAGTGTCATTTTGATCAGTTCAGCACTTGCAATGGCGCCTGTTTGGTACACGGCGACGGCAATGGGCAGTACTGAGACGCGAAAAGCGCGAGTATCCGCCTCTATTTCACAGGCCCATACATTGGGTAATGCGTTTGGTGCCTTGCTCGCGGGATTATTACTGACTTGGAATAGTGGTTACTTATTCCTTGGTTTTGCCATTCTGACGGTGCTGATTGTGTTGGGGTGGTTACGCCTCTATCGACAATCAACACCGCTTAATAATGCTGTCGTGAACTTGCCTCGACAGTCTGTCATCGAAAAATAA